The genome window AGGTGGACCAACATGTTCACTAGGATGTCCTTCATAGTTGATGTAAAACGTTCAGAAAAACTGGAACCTACATATTTGTTCTGGTTTTTGTCGGTCTTTGCACCATGCATGCTGGCTGGCTTCTGTTGTAGTTTGCTTATTTGAAAAACAATTTATCTTAATTAAGTTGAATAAATATTTTGCATAATATTGAAAATACAACACTTTTAGAATTGAAGTCAGTTTAATAGTCCCAaattttattatcattgtttgatcaaaatgttgagtttttgttTACACATAACTCAACATACAACAGAGCTGATTCAGTCCCTCTGTGGTGTAGTCTGTTAAACTCTTTATCCTTAcaaagttgatttttattttaagtttatcatttttcaaagaattaaagtttaaaaatgttatgtCCACGTCCTACACATGTAAACATCATTAATAGTTTAAGTTTTTGTTGCAAACACTTCTGCAATTAGAATATGGTATACAATCAGTAAAAAGATATTGGCGTTGTGGCTAAAGATCCTTTTAATTGTTGGTCAGAGTGGTAAAAAAGCTCTTATTATAGCAGCAAGATGTAATCAAACATTCATAATGCATGATGGAATTTACTGAGGTACTTATGATGTGATTatattatgatgatgatgattattattttattgttgttttattgtggcTCTGCCCTTTATGGACCTTGTGTCATTCCACTCCTCATGTTTGGAAGAGTTTTCTGCCAACCCAtctctgttttttaaatacatgaaaCTATTTTCTCagttgtctttttctgtgtacAACTCTCACAAATAAATTCATTATTACCTTGAAAGCAGTGGTTCCAACGGCGAACAGCAGGGtgatgaggaagagaaggatgAAGGTGAGGGCGGTGTCTCCCATGTTATCGTCTTCTGCCTCGATGACACTGTTCCATTGGTAGTTAGTTTTAATAAGGAACTCTGGATGTAGTGGACAgtaattaatcagttaatatTAGGGACATTCCACACCGTCATTTGAACAATAGATCACAAGACAATGATGAAATTCTATTGATGACACAAAATCTCTCAGTATCTTTTAGTGGGGTCACATACTTTATAACCTCACAGGTCAGAGTGGATTTAATGTGTACCATATGACCTAATAGGTTTGCATGTTCTTCTAAAATATTTACTATAttgataaatgtaaaataaaatgatatcaTATTCTATGAAGATCCTGAATTGCCATTGGAAGACCTCATTATTGGCGTGGCTTGTGAATCAGTATATTCATCATTTGACTGAGTTCAACCATGAATAATCATCTGTTTTGTGCTTGGGGTGCAAGAcccagcagaggaaacacacatacacaaagacaagTCACACAAACAGTGTTAATGCACCTTCTAATAAACATGAGCtcatgttatttatttcatttttgcctGAATTTAGTGGAGTTGTGGTGGAGTTATTCTGGTGAAAGTAACATGATGCTGTAAGTTTGATATATCGTTATTGTCATCAAGCTTCATAACTCAAACATGCTGATATCTCCATCAAATCTGTGTTGCATTAGGAAAGCGCTGTGACAGTACACTTACAATAAACATGGAGCTCAAAAACTGgttaaataaagacatgaacTGAATGCGACATACATCTGCAGAGTtgcaaagtgcttttttttattttgattttgaatctgcattaaaaagacaaacacgaTGTCACATCACAAGCAACAAACATTcaacaacacagagcagaagacaCAGCGACACAAAATAACATCTACTGGGCCTTGCACGTTTCAGGGATGTTCATGTTGAGGTTGACCAGGTTGGTTTTTTCATATGTTCTGTGCTCGATGGACCTGATAATAGCTTTAGTCGTGTTAGCCAAAGACTCGTGGTGAACTGCACAGCTGTACACCACGTCATTCTTTCGCCACTGCTCAAGGCTGAGCAACAACTGGCCATAAGCAGAATAGGATCCATGGTTTGCTAAAGGGTTTGTGGTGTGGAACTCATAGCTTGAGTCTACTTCCTCGTCATCAACAAGCCAAGACACAAAAACCTCCTGAGGGAAGAAGTCTTTCACATAGCAAGTCAGGGTCACCATGTCTTTTCTAGTATGTTCTACTGGAGGCAGCATAAACACTGAAGGACGCTGAGTCTGTCCTCCTGCAAGCATGAGAGAACAATTAGGCCTCCTGCCACAGATAAAAACATCGACAGTACTGAAGAGAATCTGGCACAAAATACACTTAGCAAGAACACTGAAAACGTGTTTGATGGCATGACAAGAGGAATTACACACAGGCTTTTAGTGCACAattgctgatttgttttcttacCGATATTCCTTTCATAAGGTTTCTTAAATGGCACAATCCAGTCTGTATGTTCAACAATGCAGACGCGCTTTATCCCCTGGCTCCATTCATCATACGAGATGTCAAGTGAAAGTTTATAtgtgtttgaattttctttaaCGGGCGTTGTTGAGGAGCCAACCATCTCGTTTCCATGTTCGTCTTCCCACAAAATCTTCTCGAGAGATGGCTTGTTTACCTGGACTCGACATACTATCTGTCCTTTCTTGTTTAAAAACATGTCGTCCAGTGTCGGACCGATGATCTTTATGTCCACATCTGCTTCTGCACAGTTGCCACCTGTTGAGTGAGAAATCAATGAACAAATATTGAACagaaatttgcaaaaaaaacacaagttgaAATTCAATTTACAACCAATTTTTCAAGAAATGTTTACTCACATGTATCATGATGTTTGTAGGTCACAGATGAATTCTTGAAAGTtggcatgtttttttcatctttccccTGAAACTGACATGTAAAAGTCGTGCCATCCTGTCTCCAATCACTGGACGGCACTCTGAGAAAACTTGCAGCACTGTACAGTGTCCTTCCATTCTCATCCTTTCTGTCCTGAGAAGGTGTTTTGATCTCGTATAATTTGTTGGAGATGTCCTCATCATTTTTCAGCCATTTGATGTCATAATGTTTAGGTGAAAAATCTTTGGcaaagcaggagaaggaagCCTCGTTTTCATCATCAGAGGAGGCCAACACTCTCAGTGTTGGCAACTGAACAATCAcggctgaaaaacaaacatacacacagatatatatatatatgcagaaGCAAAGAATAATATATCTAAATATAtttgcagaagaagaggtgAACAGTGTGCTACAGTGTAATCTACTTTTACCATACACTTATACTTTGAATAAGAACTGAATTCATGATTTTCCTGTACAACTATATTTTTATAACCtgtacacacatatgcacataatGATTGGGGTCCTCAATTTCAGTGTAGTTTAGTGTAGCTTGTTACTGAAGTGTGCACAAAGAGTCAAAAGGACAATAAGATTTTGAAGCGAAAAATTCTAGAATTTTACAGCAGAGGTTTCAATGCTCACTTCTGCATATACATTGACTGCTTGGGCAAGTGAACACATGATTTTGTTGCGTGAATGTTAATAATCAGCATACATTTTTCATCTATCTGCATAACTAGGATTATGCAGATAGATGGAAAGAGGCAGGAAACATTGCAATAATCTGTTTTTGGTCAGTTGCAgaggacatacagtacattatttAAGAACAAAACAGACTGAGTCAGCAGCTGAACATCCACGAGACAGCTTCAGCGTTCTTTTTCCACCTCACTGTTTGCCTGCAAGGTCTACTAAtaatgaaatgagaaatatttGAGGATGTGTCACGCTATTTAATTTGGTAACAGTTTTGTCTTTatgttctcctctgtgtttatcttcatttgaaatgacagaTTGGAGTATATTTGtttctaaaataataaaaccagttactgctttttttcatgtttagtTGACACATGTCAACCGGCGCTTTGAATGAGTTTACAAAGATGCAGTAAAGTTTGTTTCGAACTACATTTCTCAGGAAAACCTACAAAACCAATCAGGAAAGATAAACTTTTGTCAAACATATTAGACCAATAACacttatgtattattattattattattattattattattattattattattattattattatgtctttgttttcttggttttcctttgtgttgcaTAAAACACTTGCAGCTGCATTTATTGACTGAACTGTGTTGAAGAGTTTTTGTATAATATAtttttgaataataaaacaaacagtttattATCATCAAGCAGTGATGAAGAGCATTCTAATTGATACTGAATTCTACCTAAATTTTGAAGTAATAGCCAACAATTAAGTATGACATCATTTGTCAGTTACTTGTTATAATAATTATaacgctaaaaaaaaaaaacctttaaattgTTGTACAATTCTAAAATATGTCAACAACTTTACCATGTAAACCTGCTAGATTTCAAACCAACTACTAATATGACTTACTTGGCGTCACACGAATTGTTGCATTTCCCGCTGGATGTGTCACGGCACATTCAAAAAGCTCCATTGCATCCCAGTCCTGTCTCCTCAATTGGATTTGACTGACTCCCGTATAAGCGTTGCCTTTCTGTACTGCAGGATACTGAATGAAGTCTGTCAAGGCTGCCCCATTTTTGCTCCATGAGAAGGTCAGTGAGGAGGGTGTGAAGGCAGTGGCAAGACAGCCAACAGTGACCATGTTTCCAGTCACAGAACCACATTGCATCAGAGGAAACACAGTTGGTGCAGTTGGAGTGGctgagaaagaagaaacaaacgTGGtaataaaatgccaaaataaaaagagaattcAACATAACATACATTTTTCACCAAGCAGTACTTAAAATAGAGAGAAGTCAAATTAATCAATCAACAGTGTCAAAAAGCATTGACAGCATTCGTTTTTAATCCGCTGAATGTGGAAATTTCAAGTGCCCTCCATACACAGACCTTTTAATTCCCTTTCTCATTTATTGGCATGTGGTTGGTTGCACAAAGTTCAACTTCCCTCGACTATATTATTCGTGGTAGTTTGTCATCGTAAGTACGAATGGGTTCCTCAATAAAATCACTATTACTTTAAATGCATACTTTAACAATCATTAGCTGTGCAGTCAGTAAACATCCATTAAATGAGTTGATTGCAGTCctatttttacagaaaaatattaCTTTTGGTGAAATTCAGCAGTTATGTGTGAGGTTAAAGAGTGTTCTTACCTGACGAAACAGTTACCGTTGTACCCTTTCCCCAATAGTCAAAAGCATCGTAGTAGCACGGTGCTGAATCTACTTAGCTGTTAGTATGAAAAGTCTACATCTACTAATGTCGAGCACAAAAAGCCCACCTCAACATTGAATTAATCCCACTGCTATAGAATCCACTGAAATGACCCAAAAAACACGAGTCATAAAGATCCACCGGTGAGCCCGACTGAGAATATCcctgttttacatttaacactCTGTACTGTATTAAAACTTTACTTTTGAAGGGACACTTGACATGTT of Chelmon rostratus isolate fCheRos1 chromosome 17, fCheRos1.pri, whole genome shotgun sequence contains these proteins:
- the LOC121620884 gene encoding immunoglobulin mu heavy chain-like, producing MMDYRTGLLLLTICWAGVDGQTLTESEPVVKRPGESHRLTCTGSGFTFRDYYMAWVRQAPGKGMEWISYIGIASTPIRYSQSVQGRFTISRDESSSKLYLQMNSLKTEDTAVYYCARYSGWAFDYWGKGTMVTVSSATPTAPTVFPLMQCGSVTGNMVTVGCLATAFTPSSLTFSWSKNGAALTDFIQYPAVQKGNAYTGVSQIQLRRQDWDAMELFECAVTHPAGNATIRVTPTVIVQLPTLRVLASSDDENEASFSCFAKDFSPKHYDIKWLKNDEDISNKLYEIKTPSQDRKDENGRTLYSAASFLRVPSSDWRQDGTTFTCQFQGKDEKNMPTFKNSSVTYKHHDTCGNCAEADVDIKIIGPTLDDMFLNKKGQIVCRVQVNKPSLEKILWEDEHGNEMVGSSTTPVKENSNTYKLSLDISYDEWSQGIKRVCIVEHTDWIVPFKKPYERNIGGQTQRPSVFMLPPVEHTRKDMVTLTCYVKDFFPQEVFVSWLVDDEEVDSSYEFHTTNPLANHGSYSAYGQLLLSLEQWRKNDVVYSCAVHHESLANTTKAIIRSIEHRTYEKTNLVNLNMNIPETCKAQ